GGATATATATTTGAGTAAATCTTAGTGCACTGATAAATTtgattatatatataacatGCTACAGGTGGATACTCTCATGCCCCTGATGATCTCGCATATGGAGTAGACATGAAGTTTATCAGATGGTTTGGCATTCTCCAGGTGTGGCTCAAATTTAAGTTAAGAGACCGTTTGGATATCAATCAGAAAGTATCAACAACAGAAAATTAAGACATCCTGAAACACTGAACAAAAAGTGTCTCAAGACTTGttatttttccattttcatattttctgaCGAACAGGTTTGCAAACGGGCTCTAAATGTATGGGGTATCTATCTAGAATAAGCAAAATAATCCCACTGCAATGCAATTCTTGAATAACTAACCATGTTTACGAGGTTTTGTGTGCAGAGAATAGCTCTTGTATACTGTGTTGTGGCTCTAATAGAGACATTTACCACCAAGCTTAGACCCACTACCTTGAGTCCTGGATACCTATCCATTTTCACTGCCTACAGATGGCAATGGTGagaaaaaagcaacacaaattcAACTTCAAACATGCTTAATTACATTAAAAAAGATTGAAACTCATTGATACATGGAGATTTTGAACTTGcttaatttattaatagtaaAATGTACATGTTTGTGTCACATAGGTTTGGGGGCTTCGTGGCATTTCTCATTTACATGATCACAACCTTTGCCCTTTATGTTCCTGATTGGAGTTTTGTAGATCATGTTCATGGCAATGAACCAAAGAGATACACAGTACATTTTCACTCTCTGTAGAGTCTTCATTCTTCAGAATTGTTACTAGACACTACTAAACATTTGTTtatagtttttaattatttttgttaatcCTTCCATTTATTAGGTGATATGTGGCATGAGAGGGCACCTAGGACCTGCATGTAATGCTGTTGGGTATGTGGATAGGCAAGTTTGGGGGGTTAACCATCTTTATTCTCAGCCTGTATGGGCGCGCCTCAAGGTGAGTATTCACCATATGTGACCGTGATTTTGGCCGCAACAACTATGTTTATTCGCAATTTTCTAGAATATAAAGGATCTCAAAACAACCATGATGCGACTGTTATCACGAatgcaatttaaaaccttgAATTATTTAGGGCGTgcttgatttattttttatttgcagGCATGCACGTTCAGCTCTCCAAGTACAGGTCCTTTTCACAAAGATGCTCCCAGTTGGTGTCTTGCTCCCTTTGAACCTGAGGGCTTGTTGAGGTTTGctgttcatttttattttcttctatatatgtcaaaaaaattaaagttaatTCTCAAATTAAACCCTAATATTTCTCAGAAAAATCACTGGACACCAATTTTGCGGCGACCTTGTAATTTGTGTCCTTTAGAAACGGTCACAAATTGCAGGTGCCTCAGGTATTTGCAGCAAAAATGGTGTTTACAAATCAAACTCATCTTAGACTGGTTAGTCCTGATATTAAAGAAATATCTTCCAAAGTCCTCTATTCATTCAGATGTTGATCACATTAGTTCTAAAAGGGGACTAGAGTCACTGAAACCAGAGATATTTCTTTAATTTCAAGTCTAATTTGAAGTAACTGATAAAGGTTAAGGATTAATTTGGAGGTCCCCTCTAAAAACTTGGGTTACTTTATAAACAAGTAACCTCTGTTTATCTATCTGTCTATTATTAGTAATATTAaaaaagttttatttttatttttataattagttCCATATCAGCAATCCTCTCTGGCACTATCGGCATCCATTATGGGCACGTCTTGATTCATTTCAAGGTTACTAAACTTCATTACCCTGTTATTATACATACCCTAAACTTCTATTGTTGTGTAAATGCAATTTAGTGAATGCTAATAGTGAATAAAATTTTGGCAGGGTCATTCAGAGAGGCTCAAACAGTGGGTTTCAATGGGGCTAGTGTTATTCATCATAGCCATCATCCTTCATTTCACAGATGGTAAGCTAGAGAGTAGAGACACAAACATGcctcaaaatcaaaatccatCTAAGAAAAATTCCATCATGAAAATATTTTGTCCCATTTCCCATCCTATTTTCCTATCCCTCTGGTGAAATTTTGAAACATCATTTAAGAAAACATAGGTAAGTTGGTTACAAACTTACACATGTAATTCTTAATTGATACGACAAAATTTTATTAGCGGAACATAGAAATGAGATAGAAAATGGGACGGAAGATCTTCATCTCCATTCGCAAACCTTAACAAAGTTAGCGGAACATAGAAATGAGATAGAAAATGGGACGGAAGATCTTCATCTCCATTCGCAAACCTTAACAAAGTTTTCATGGAATACTAATTGCAGCTATCCCACTTAACAAGCAACTCTACAGCTCCAGCTATGTTTGTTTCACAGCTGGGGCAGCTGCACTTGTCTTCTCTATGTTATATATACTGGTAGGTAGCATA
This is a stretch of genomic DNA from Lotus japonicus ecotype B-129 chromosome 1, LjGifu_v1.2. It encodes these proteins:
- the LOC130730306 gene encoding uncharacterized protein LOC130730306; this encodes MDEAKRMEEGLSSPPLKDGGDGNHDLKKKETIKTKQEDSAIEIEHDKDAMAKPMGEQEPQVKQKAKRVATLDAFRGLTIVLMILVDDAGEAYPRIDHSPWNGCTLADFVMPFFLFIVGVAIALALKRIPKIKDAVKKIILRTLKLLFWGIILQGGYSHAPDDLAYGVDMKFIRWFGILQRIALVYCVVALIETFTTKLRPTTLSPGYLSIFTAYRWQWFGGFVAFLIYMITTFALYVPDWSFVDHVHGNEPKRYTVICGMRGHLGPACNAVGYVDRQVWGVNHLYSQPVWARLKACTFSSPSTGPFHKDAPSWCLAPFEPEGLLSSISAILSGTIGIHYGHVLIHFKGHSERLKQWVSMGLVLFIIAIILHFTDAIPLNKQLYSSSYVCFTAGAAALVFSMLYILIDVWGLRTPFLFLEWIGMNAMLVFVMAAQGIFAAFVNGWFYEDPKNSLVHWIKKHVFVNVWHSEKVGTLLYVIFAEITFWGVVSGVLHKLGIYWKL